The Fusarium oxysporum Fo47 chromosome II, complete sequence genome includes a region encoding these proteins:
- a CDS encoding fungal-specific transcription factor domain-containing protein, producing the protein MPRGRRGCWTCRIRHRRCDESSPECKECSTRSITCHGYDLDPPEWMSNDRLLQEELRRIKVAVKENFRRVKTIQNRQLARSTAQAAQASRAKATSRPEGEITQSPAQVGSSTTNTIFREAQYLVHYLDYIFPIQYAFYVDAPDQGGRGWLFFLLERNAPLRNAALTLSAFHQHTFSPYHTENQEDELLQYHTKALQELRHVVRHRDVGASADNIEEWLKFLAGGMFLISFEVFQGGTNNWQAHFNALVSVIQNLASSDFDFDTSDPSSPDFDFQRGMNTAQKFILSNLVWIDVLAPLATGTAPKLPYHDWLIAGNIDMSRVMGCSNCIMITIGDMMALDSRAITMDNEALQIAINDLEKRIYNGIDAALDDGSTQLTPTNRSVTHLFATAALVHLYTLASEHNITSRDPHSAVSRVVEVLDNLPPHISLRATPWPLCVAGSMALPPNEHYFDDLLTKLMDHAEAGFTNCGTVYSVMQNAWKQRHQDPSRLWSARQSMEDLGICALLI; encoded by the exons ATGCCCCGAGGACGCAGGGGCTGTTGGACATGTCGCATCCGACATAGAAGATGTGACGAGTCATCGCCCGAATGCAAAGAGTGTAGTACTCGGAGTATCACCTGCCATGGATATGATCTCGATCCACCAGAATGGATGAGCAATGATCGTCTATTGCAAGAAGAGCTTCGGCGGATCAAAGTTGCAGTCAAGGAGAATTTCCGACGCGTCAAGACCATTCAGAATCGACAACTTGCTCGGTCAACAGCTCAAGCAGCACAAGCTTCGCGTGCCAAAGCCACTTCTCGACCCGAAGGCGAAATAACTCAAAGTCCAGCACAAGTCGGTTCATCAACTACAAACACCATCTTTCGAGAGGCGCAGTATCTTGTTCATTACCTCGACTACATCTTTCCGATTCAGTATGCTTTCTACGTCGATGCTCCAGATCAGGGAGGTAGAGGCTGGCTCTTTTTCCTCCTTGAACGAA ATGCACCTCTTCGAAACGCAGCCCTAACTCTTTCCGCCTTTCACCAGCACACCTTCTCACCCTATCATACAGAGAACCAAGAAGACGAACTGTTGCAGTACCATACCAAAGCACTTCAGGAACTTCGGCATGTCGTCCGCCATCGAGACGTGGGTGCTTCTGCCGACAATATCGAGGAATGGCTCAAGTTCCTGGCTGGCGGtatgttcttgatctctttTGAG GTTTTCCAAGGAGGCACAAACAACTGGCAAGCCCACTTTAACGCCCTCGTATCCGTGATCCAGAACCTGGCATCCTCCGACTTCGACTTTGACACTTCCGATCCTTCGAGCCCAGATTTTGACTTCCAGCGAGGCATGAATACTGCGCAAAAGTTCATTTTGTCTAATCTGGTCTGGATCGATGTCCTAGCGCCTCTAGCTACGGGGACTGCACCGAAGCTACCATATCACGATTGGTTAATCGCCGGCAATATCGACATGTCGAGAGTTATGGGCTGCTCAAACTGCATCATGATCACGATTGGTGATATGATGGCCCTGGATTCAAGGGCTATAACAATGGATAATGAGGCTTTGCAAATCGCCATTAATGACTTAGAGAAGCGCATTTATAATGGAATAGACGCGGCATTAGATGATGGATCAACA CAGTTGACACCGACCAATCGCTCGGTAACTCACCTCTTCGCAACCGCAGCTCTCGTCCATCTTTACACTCTTGCCTCCGAACACAACATCACTTCACGAGATCCTCACAGCGCAGTGTCACGAGTCGTTGAAGTATTGGACAACCTACCTCCACATATATCCCTTCGAGCAACACCATGGCCTCTATGCGTTGCGGGTTCTATGGCGCTTCCTCCCAATGAGCATTACTTTGACGATTTGTTGACGAAACTCATGGACCATGCTGAGGCGGGCTTTACTAATTGTGGTACGGTTTATAGTGTCATGCAAAATGCTTGGAAGCAGCGACACCAGGACCCAAGTAGGCTTTGGAGCGCAAGACAATCAATGGAGGATCTGGGCATTTGTGCTCTCCTGATATGA
- a CDS encoding transmembrane amino acid transporter protein-domain-containing protein produces MSHPKTTNESDVIVAGEKQDGIHRQASFSEATAQMFQTDLEKEKAIQGTAHFHRLGWKRLTVVLIVQAIALGSLSLPGAFATLGMVAGVISCIGIGLIAMYASYMVGLVKLKYPDVDHYVDAGRLLMGGFGDKLFAVVFLGLLILATGSHCLTGTIALVKITGSSVCTLAFGVISAVILMVLAIPPSFTEIAILGYVDFISIILAIGVTMIATGIQRSDAPGGFSSSTWSAWPQDDLSFTQALTAVSNIVFSYAFAAAQFSFMSEMHTPADFTKSIVTLGLTEIVLYTITGSVIYAFVGQEVQSPALLSASPLVSKVAFGIALPVIYISGSINATVACRFIHGRLYKNSITRFINTRKGWITWLAVVAFVIFLSWVIAEAIPFFSELLGICAALFISGFSFWIPPIMWFFLLKEGNWYDKHNVKRAACNCIVFVVGFFVFIAGTYASIDQIIAKFHGGSVGRPFSCNVA; encoded by the exons ATGAGTCACCCCAAAACTACAAACGAGTCCGATGTTATCGTTGCGGGCGAAAAACAAGATGGCATCCACCGTCAAGCATCCTTCAGCGAAGCCACCGCCCAGATGTTCCAAACCGACctcgaaaaagaaaaggccaTCCAAGGCACAGCCCACTTCCACCGCCTAGGTTGGAAGCGCCTTACCGTTGTCTTGATCGTCCAGGCCATTGCCTTGGGTAGTCTAAGCCTCCCTGGAGCTTTCGCTACCCTCGGAATGGTCGCTGGCGTTATATCCTGCATTGGAATCGGCTTGATCGCTATGTATGCTAGCTATATGGTTGGTCTTGTGAAGCTGAAATATCCTGATGTTGATCATTATGTCGATGCTGGTCGGCTTTTGATGGGAGGCTTTGGAGATAAGCTGTTCGCTGTTGTCTTCTTGGggctgttgatcttggctACTGGCTCTCACTGCTTGACCGGAACCATTGCCCTCGTCAAGATCACGGGCAGCAGCGTATGTACCCTCGCCTTTGGGGTTATCTCTGCTGTTATTCTTATGGTGCTTGCGATCCCACCTTCGTTCACTGAGATTGCGATCCTCGGTTACGTCGACTTTATCTCTATCATCCTTGCGATCGGTGTCACTATGATCGCCACTGGTATTCAGAGATCAGACGCCCCAGGtggcttctcatcttccacTTGGTCAGCGTGGCCACAGGATGACCTCAGCTTTACGCAAGCCCTTACAGCAGTCTCCAACATCGTGTTCTCGTATGCGTTTGCTGCGGCCCAATTTTCCTTCATGTCCGAGATGCATACCCCGGCCGACTTTACGAAATCGATCGTCACTCTTGGTCTTACAGAAATCGTTCTATATACAATCACAGGATCAGTCATCTATGCATTCGTCGGACAGGAAGTTCAGTCCCCCGCCTTGTTATCCGCCAGCCCGTTAGTGTCGAAAGTAGCGTTTGGCATTGCCTTGCCTGTAATCTATATCTCAGGCTCAATCAACGCCACTGTTGCTTGTAGATTTATCCACGGTCGACTTTACAAGAACTCAATTACTCGGTTCATTAATACCCGCAAAGGCTGGATCACTTGGTTAGCTGTCGTTGCCTTTGTGATCTTCCTATCATGGGTTATCGCAGAGGCTATTCCATTTTTCTCCGAGCTGCTGGGAATCTGTGCCGCGCTCTTTATTTCGGGATTTTCGTTCTGGATCCCTCCTATTATGTggttcttccttctcaaggAGGGAAATTGGTACGACAAGCATAATGTCAAGCGTGCTGCATGCAACTGCATTGTCTTTGTCGTCGGTTTCTTTGTGTTTATTGCTGGCACATACGCCAGCATTGACCAGATC ATTGCCAAATTCCACGGAGGCAGCGTTGGCAGGCCTTTCTCCTGCAATGTGGCTTAA
- a CDS encoding FAD binding domain-containing protein — protein MEQVDVTIVGGGPAGLFVALLLQPLGISVRVLDEKPCSLELGRADALNARTQQYFEVAGILDELLPDGLKCDTSSTFKAGDFKSRQNAWWVGIEHAFHKNFLMIGQPVVEQVMRNRLGDAVSYNEHVISIAEEDDSVTVMTSSGRKVRSKYAVGADGARSFVRNTLGISFTGTKPEMTWAVLDTFLDTDFPVCPEIITFELDGESRVAWIPRERGMSRFYVLLKGEITQQLAEQSIREHLAPYRVEFTKTEWFSTFHVKERLAGTFISKEGHGRIILAGDAAHVHSVNGGQGLNTGVSDAFALAWRLSALARPSNLTPEARDDILRSYDIERRSTAAQVIGVAAALVRDTIHTAKKYVSTIERNAGFITGMGVNYSEFATPLIQGTELGIWKPGYRCPDVVITGSSGKASRLYENVSYGDFIVLAIGRRLPAISVSAPVYTILPNGSTNGHMGCHQNRDGDKNFTADWVKNEDSAIVIVRPDITRSGVAQTWRLDLLMLSFIFFIEIHCGEKCRDRTDDNPLVESSFSVDDTSPKPIPNGGLLAWLQVAGSFCLYFCTWGLIASFGSFQTIYERDQLSTHTPFQISVIGSLQTFLMVFSGFIVGPIYDSGYFRHLLAVGSTFIVTGTVLQSLSQKYWQYLLTQGLMIGIGAGCLSILSVAITSLWFTTKLPLVNGLAACGSGLGGVLLPIMIRELNAQTSLPWATRAMALLLLVLLLFSNLVLRPGLNPNGPSQRRQLLDKTAFTDWPYVLFVAGCFSVFLGMYTPFVYVQSYALDNNIASDLSGNMLAILNSSSIFGRILPAFLAQSLGPMNTIISAAVLLATTSLCLISATTTPRLLVTVISQGFFTGSFFALQPTVFVRLTSDPRRIGTRFGMAFSVMSVALLFGPPVGGALRRSMGYTAAWVWAGLTIFIGGILILCSRLLKDKKSLIV, from the exons ATGGAGCAAGTTGATGTTACTATCGTTGGTGGCGGTCCTGCTGGACTCTTTgttgcccttctccttcaaccaTTGGGTATCTCAGTCCGAGTCCTGG ATGAAAAGCCTTGCAGTCTAGAGCTTGGTCGTGCTGATGCACTCAACGCTCGAACTCAGCAGTACTTCGAGGTTGCTGGCATCCTCGATGAGCTTTTGCCTGATGGCCTCAAATGCGACA CGAGCTCTACTTTCAAAGCGGGCGATTTCAAGTCTCGCCAGAATGCTTGGTGGGTTGGTATCGAGCATGCCTTTCACAAGAACTTCCTTATGATCGGACAGCCTGTCGTTGAACAGGTGATGCGCAACCGTCTCGGCGATGCAGTAAGCTACAACGAGCACGTTATCAGCATTGCTGAGGAAGACGATTCTGTCACCGTCATGACAAGCTCAGGTCGAAAGGTCCGCAGCAAATATGCTGTTGGGGCTGATGGTGCCCGATCATTTGTCAGAAACACGCTAGGTATCAGTTTCACTGGTACCAAGCCGGAGATGACTTGGGCAGTTCTTGATACCTTCTTGGACACTGATTTCCCTGTCTGTCCTGAGATCATCACGTTCGAGCTTGATGGAGAGTCTCGAGTTGCGTGGATCCCAAGAGAACGAGGAATGTCTCGGTTCTATGTTCTTCTTAAGGGTGAGATCACGCAGCAGCTGGCTGAGCAGTCTATCAGAGAACATCTAGCACCATATCGAGTGGAATTTACGAAAACGGAATGGTTCAGCACATTTCATG TCAAGGAACGGCTTGCTGGTACCTTTATCTCCAAGGAAGGTCATGGAAGAATCATCTTGGCCGGAGATGCTGCCCACGTTCATTCCGTCAACGGCGGCCAAGGCTTAAACACAGGTGTCTCCGATGCTTTCGCTTTGGCCTGGCGTCTCTCAGCACTCGCACGCCCATCCAACCTTACTCCCGAAGCAAGAGACGATATTCTTCGCAGCTACGATATCGAGCGGAGATCCACCGCCGCTCAAGTCATCGGAGTGGCTGCAGCACTAGTCAGGGACACCATACACACAGCCAAGAAATATGTCTCCACAATCGAACGAAATGCCGGCTTTATCACAG GCATGGGTGTCAACTACAGCGAGTTTGCCACTCCACTGATCCAAGGTACGGAACTTGGCATCTGGAAACCTGGATATCGCTGTCCCGATGTGGTAATAACTGGATCTTCCGGTAAAGCGTCGCGACTCTATGAAAACGTCTCTTATGGAGATTTCATCGTCCTGGCTATCGGAAGACGACTTCCGGCGATCTCCGTCTCGGCTCCCGTTTACACTATTCTACCCAATGGGTCGACTAATGGCCATATGGGATGTCACCAAAACAGGGATGGAGACAAGAACTTCACTGCTGATTGGGTCAAGAACGAGGACTCGGCTATTGTGATTGTTCGGCCGGATAT TACCCGTTCAGGAGTGGCACAGACATGGCGCCTTGAtctgctgatgttgagtttTATCTTTTTCATCGAGATCCACTGTGGGGAGAAGTGCCGAG ACAGAACCGATGATAACCCTCTGGTCGAGAGCAGTTTCTCGGTTGATGATACATCGCCAAAGCCAATCCCAAATGGCGGTTTACTCGCGTGGCTGCAAGTTGCAGGCTCGTTTTGCCTCTACTTTTGCACCTGGG GCCTCATAGCAAGCTTTGGAAGCTTCCAAACCATCTATGAGCGAGATCAGCTGTCAACTCACACGCCATTTCAGATCTCAGTTATTGGTTCTCTCCAGACGTTTCTGATGGTATTCTCAGGCTTCATAGTTGGTCCAATTTATGACTCTGGTTACTTTCGACACCTTCTGGCAGTTGGGTCTACCTTCATTGTCACCGGCACTGTACTTCAAAGCCTGAGTCAAAAGTATTGGCAGTATCTTCTCACTCAAGGCCTTATGATTGGCATTGGCGCCGGTTGTCTATCGATCTTGAGTGTTGCCATCACTTCACTATGGTTCACTACAAAATTGCCCTTGGTCAACGGACTTGCAGCTTGCGGTAGTGGACTCGGAGG TGTTCTTCTCCCCATCATGATTCGGGAGCTCAACGCACAGACAAGCTTGCCATGGGCAACAAGGGCTATGGCTTTGTTACTGTTGGTCCTACTCCTGTTTTCAAACCTTGTGCTTCGACCGGGGCTAAATCCCAACGGACCATCCCAACGAAGGCAACTTCTTGACAAGACAGCTTTCACTGACTGGCCTTACGTTCTTTTCGTGGCTGGGTGTTTTTCTGTCTTCTTGGGAATGTACACACCATTCGTCTACGTACAAAGCTACGCCCTAGACAACAACATTGCGTCTGATCTCTCTGGGAATATGCTTGCTATTCTAAACAGCAGCTCAATCTTTGGCCGTATCCTCCCTGCTTTTCTCGCTCAGAGCCTTGGACCCATGAACACTATTATTAGTGCAGCAGTCTTGCTTGCCACGACAAGCTTGTGTCTCATCTCAGCAACTACAACTCCACGATTGCTTGTTACCGTCATCAGCCAGGGATTCTTCACAGGGTCCTTCTTCGCGCTTCAGCCGACCGTCTTTGTCAGACTAACTAGTGATCCTCGAAGAATTGGGACAAGATTTGGTATGGCCTTCTCGGTCATGTCTGTCGCGCTGTTATTCGGTCCGCCTGTTGGAGGGGCATTGCGAAGGAGTATGGGGTATACGGCTGCTTGGGTCTGGGCTGGGCTGACTATTTTCATCGGAGGCATTTTGATCCTCTGCAGTAGATTGCTGAAGGATAAGAAGTCTTTGATAGTCTGA
- a CDS encoding galactose mutarotase-like domain-containing protein, whose protein sequence is MFFKAVVAALIPLALATKGKGPDKDGKYWIKGDGIKAAFIPYGASITNLLIDDQYGISRDIVAGFDNATHYSIDESHPHLGGVPGRYANRIRNSTFEIDGKKYHVTPNDNPTPESPKGADTLHGGPDGWDYRNFTVVSYTDSSITFSIVDPDGKEGFPGEVVSYVTYTLTGMDWDFKIVALATTKKTPIMLTSHTYWNLDGFSNNETSTISNHTLYMPYGGQRVATDNILIPTGDIIPNKKGSVNDFWSKPKMIGDQANNKDLENNCGFNCTGYDTCYSVNRGQLGNFDWRTEGPVATISSAWSGIQLDIYTDQDAFQFYSCTQQKGTMPLKKTQGLKDNKDFPRIIPKYGCMVVEVQDYIDGINNPEWQRLEKQLYEPGGNPYVLQAKYRFSLKGKQ, encoded by the exons ATGTTCTTCAAGGCTGTCGTTGCTGCTCTCATCCCACTGGCCCTTGCGACCAAAGGCAAGGGCCCCGACAAGGATGGCAAATACTGGATCAAGGGAGACGGCATCAAGGCCGCCTTCATTCCCTATGGCGCCTCCATCACCAATCTTCTGATCGACGACCAGTACGGTATTTCTCGAGATATCGTCGCTGGCTTCGATAATGCTACGCACTATAGCATTGACGAGTCTCACCCCCATCTTGGAGGTGTTCCCGGAAGATACGCCAACCGTATTCGCAACAGCACGTTCGAGATTGACGGCAAGAAGTATCACGTCACGCCCAACGACAACCCTACGCCTGAGTCACCCAAGGGCGCTGATACTCTCCACGGAGGACCCGATGGCTGGGACTACCGCAACTTTACTGTTGTGTCGTACACCGACTCCAGCATCACCTTCTCCATCGTTGATCCTGATGGCAAGGAGGGTTTCCCTGGAGAGGTTGTCTCCTACGTCACCTACACCCTGACCGGCATGGACTGGGATTTCAAGATTGTTGCTCTTGCAACCACCAAGAAGACCCCTATCATGCTCACCAGCCATACCTACTGGAACCTCGACGGCTTCTCTAACAACGAGACAAGCACCATTTCCAACCATACGCTTTATATGCCCTACGGTGGCCAGCGTGTTGCGACCGATAACATTCTCATCCCCACTGGTGATATCATTCCTAACAAGAAGGGATCTGTGAATGATTTCTGGAGCAAGCCCAAGATGATTGGTGACCAAGCCAACAACAAGGATTTGGAGAACAACTGCGGTTTCAACTGCACGGGATATG ACACCTGCTACAGCGTCAACCGTGGCCAGCTCGGAAACTTTGACTGGCGAACTGAGGGTCCCGTGGCCACTATCTCTTCCGCCTGGTCTGGCATCCAGCTCGACATCTACACTGATCAGGACGCCTTCCAATTCTACAGCTGCACTCAGCAGAAGGGTACCATGCCTCTCAAGAAGACCCAGGGTCTCAAGGATAACAAGGACTTCCCCCGAATTATCCCCAAGTATGGATGCATGGTTGTTGAGGTTCAGGACTACATTGACGGCATCAACAACCCTGAGTGGCAGAggcttgagaagcagctcTATGAGCCTGGTGGCAACCCTTATGTTCTTCAGGCCAAGTACCGCTTCAGCCTGAAGGGCAAGCAGTAG
- a CDS encoding Pyoverdine/dityrosine biosynthesis protein-domain-containing protein — translation MAVSSLRPVIPFPFGTAVNKVSAEPLTTAVDRAALETSSKILDIIGRYRMKQDDNLYSHSDESTLKFIALIYTHVKAGKPVPMCLPAFPFKSPNSTSKTLGKLPDKGEEIALAHLNGLCSAIGDLTKADLLGVPDRDVWAYGETLRSMAAEKEFHNISFARLRDLVEIDLPKDLEEMTYVANASNFRRALLNTFSKPGWSWDEVRQLDDQCMTYRGYIKFLQTDLETVYPVDENRSKSKYKRGIEYIAKQMMARGDAFANAVRQKYPDHVRLSIHPSTGAVKLSISLLPTEQLYTTPWHCSVAYRLDGTIRTGMRSEFDNDESLELVYDNGRPSHYREKSPLLSWAEDKGGIAVDPMYPAGLIIRPANGAGSLTLDDIDTKKVRALSEINSPVVLKGFVKKPNRDRFIDFSHRFGTPLPWKFGLLLEVKDRGQDTRGLNNVLSAEPMPFHYDGLFKVVKQTDENGNEKTVSTPPQFQLFQGATSSPRDTGFTLFSSSTLFFKYLPSWLKQDISNLTWSVSTSAFDNTVLRGLPLAIDHPTTGKPCLRYHEPWPQSKTRFDASDITIDGLEVTESAAICETIDSVLYDRRVALYYAWDKGDILVSDNILMMHTRSDFTAGIDRELWRIHFD, via the exons ATGGCTGTATCCAGTCTTCGTCCCGTGATTCCCTTCCCTTTTGGGACTGCCGTTAACAAAGTCTCTGCTGAACCATTGACCACCGCTGTCGATAGGGCGGCTCTTGAGACATCAAGCAAaatccttgatatcatcggAAGATATCGCATGAAACAAGACGACAACCTCTACTCACATTCCGACGAGTCAACTCTCAAATTCATCGCTCTCATCTACACGCAcgtcaaggctggcaagccAGTCCCTATGTGCCTACCAGCTTTCCCTTTCAAGTCACCAAACTCGACATCAAAGACTTTAGGAAAGCTCCCTGATAAGGGTGAAGAGATTGCTCTTGCTCACCTGAACGGACTTTGCAGCGCTATTGGTGAT CTAACGAAGGCAGACCTGCTTGGTGTCCCAGATAGAGATGTCTGGGCATACGGCGAGACTCTTCGCTCGATGGCAGCTGAGAAGGAATTTCACAACATCTCCTTCGCACGACTTCgtgatcttgttgagatcgATCTACCAAAAGACCTCGAGGAGATGACCTATGTTGCCAACGCATCAAACTTTCGACGTGCActtctcaacaccttcaGCAAGCCCGGATGGAGTTGGGACGAAGTCCGCCAATTAGATGACCAGTGCATGACTTACCGCGGATACATCAAGTTTCTTCAAACAGATCTCGAAACAGTGTATCCGGTTGATGAGAACCGCAGCAAGTCAAAGTATAAGAGAGGAATTGAGTACATTGCGAAGCAAATGATGGCTCGTGGTGAT GCCTTTGCCAATGCTGTTCGACAAAAGTATCCTGACCATGTTCGCCTGTCAATCCATCCCTCAACTGGGGCTGTCAAGCTTTCCATCAGCCTTTTGCCTACCGAGCAACTCTACACCACGCCCTGGCATTGCAGCGTGGCTTACAGACTAGACGGTACCATCAGAACAGGGATGCGATCTGAGTTTGACAACGATGAGAGTCTCGAACTGGTCTACGACAACGGAAGACCTTCGCATTATCGCGAGAAGTCGCCTCTGCTATCGTGGGCAGAAGACAAGGGCGGCATTGCCGTCGACCCGATGTACCCCGCTGGTCTGATAATTCGTCCTGCAAATGGAGCTGGCTCCCTTACACTTGACGACATCGACACGAAGAAAGTTCGCGCCTTGTCAGAAATCAACTCGCCCGTTGTTCTCAAGGGATTTGTCAAGAAGCCTAATCGCGACCGCTTCATTGACTTCAGCCACCGTTTCGGAACACCCTTACCTTGGAAGTTCGGCCTGTTGCTTGAAGTCAAGGACCGAGGGCAAGATACTCGAGGCCTGAACAACGTTCTATCTGCAGAGCCTATGCCATTCCACTACGATGGTCTGTTCAAGGTCGTCAAGCAGACAGATGAGAATGGAAATGAAAAGACAGTCTCGACTCCACCTCA ATTCCAGCTCTTCCAGGGCGCTACATCCTCACCTAGAGATACCGGTTTCAcccttttctcttcatcaactctaTTCTTCAAGTACCTCCCATCATGGTTGAAGCAGGACATCTCCAACCTCACCTGGAGTGTGTCTACATCAGCATTCGACAACACCGTCCTGAGAGGCCTGCCTCTAGCTATCGACCATCCTACGACCGGCAAGCCATGTCTTCGATACCACGAGCCTTGGCCTCAGTCCAAGACACGATTTGATGCTTCGGATATTACGATTGACGGACTTGAGGTTACTGAGAGTGCTGCTATATGCGAAACTATCGACTCGGTTCTTTATGATCGTCGGGTTGCGTTGTACTATGCTTGGGATAAGGGCGATATTCTGGTCAGCGATAACATCTTGATGATGCATACCAGGAGTGATTTCACCGCGGGGATTGATCGTGAGCTGTGGAGAATTCACTTTGACTAG
- a CDS encoding Cerato-ulmin hydrophobin family produces MQFSLAIVTLLATAVSALPTEEKRQAYIPCSGLYGTSQCCATDVLGVADLDCGNPPSTPANATDFSAVCSAIGQRARCCVLPILDQGILCNTPTGVQD; encoded by the exons ATGCAGTTCTCACTCGCTATCGTTACCCTCCTGGCTACTGCCGTCTCTGCTCTCCCCACTGAGGAGAAGCGCCAGGCTTATATCCCTTGCTCTGGTCTCTACGGCACTTCTCAATGCTGTGCTACTGATGTTCTTGGAGTTGCCGACCTCGACTGCGGAAACC CTCCCTCCACCCCTGCCAACGCCACTGACTTCAGTGCTGTTTGCTCCGCCATTGGCCAGCGAGCTCGATGCTGTGTCCTGCCTATT CTTGACCAAGGCATCCTCTGCAACACTCCTACTGGTGTTCAGGACTAA
- a CDS encoding amidohydrolase 3 — protein MAKTLFVNGRILSKTETGLNGNAHFSDCMLIQDDKIVAVGSRNEISQTLGSDIHIRDLDQRVVLPSFIDGHMHLLLLGQSLRKLDLSRCTSLEDIRSCIRKYAAENPEAPTILCKGWRHYMTPGGVTAAMLDDLDPRPIFIDAGSLHSCWCNTAALEELEVDGMPDPAGGKIYRDADGKPSGLLDEGAMMSIIWPFQAKSSPKHERIEAIRAAVKEYNAAGYTGAVEMAMDEEAWDALVALKETEPNLSLRLAAHWLIKPTANLEQNSKQVQRAIELSKQYNSTTSPDLRLVGIKVITDGIVDACTAYLSEPYATSGCPPPIWEPEFLEPVVKEADAGGLQIALHAIGDGAVRMAIDAIEKHATPGRRHRIEHLELVSPEDAKRLGKLGLTASIQPIHADPTALTTWPELIGEERYERAFAYREFADAGALMAIGTDSPTSPWSPMHNFHVAINRQSSKNPENPKIVHEHFRLGLCETFVAGTEGAARSVFAEDRVGSLTPGKLADFIVVDMEWDPKTLLRAEVKETWFGGSRVF, from the exons ATGGCAAAAACATTATTCGTCAACGGCCGGATCCTGTCCAAGACAGAGACAGGCCTCAACGGCAACGCCCATTTCTCAGATTGCATGCTCATCCAAGACGACAAAATTGTCGCGGTCGGGTCGCGTAATGAGATCTCTCAGACTCTAGGTTCAGACATCCACATTCGTGATCTTGATCAGCGTGTCGTTCTTCCCAGCTTCATCGATGGCCATATGCATCTCCTTCTACTCGGTCAATCGCTCCGAAAGCTCGACCTTTCAAGGTGTACTTCACTTGAGGACATCCGTTCATGTATCCGAAAATACGCTGCTGAAAACCCAGAGGCACCAACTATCCTTTGCAAAGGATGGAGGCATTACATGACGCCGGGTGGGGTTACGGCAGCAATGCTAGATGATCTTGATCCACGACCTATTTTCATCGATGCAGGCTCTTTACACTCCTGCTGGTGCAATACCGCGGCTctggaggagcttgaggttgatggtaTGCCAGATCCAGCTGGTGGCAAGATTTATCGTGATGCAGATGGAAAGCCATCCGGGCTTTTGGACGAGGGCGCCATGATGTCGATCA TTTGGCCTTTCCAAGCAAAGTCATCCCCCAAACATGAACGAATAGAGGCTATCCGCGCCGCCGTGAAGGAGTACAACGCAGCTGGCTACACTGGCGCAGTCGAAATGGCCATGGATGAGGAAGCATGGGATGCACTCGTTGCTCTCAAAGAAACAGAACCCAATCTGTCACTGAGATTAGCAGCCCATTGGCTCATCAAACCAACCGCCAACCTGGAGCAAAACTCAAAACAAGTGCAGCGAGCCATCGAGCTGAGCAAGCAGTACAACTCGACAACAAGTCCTGATCTTCGACTTGTTGGAATTAAGGTCATCACTGACGGTATTGTTGACGCATGTACTGCCTACCTCTCTGAGCCGTATGCCACTTCTGGATGCCCACCACCTATCTGGGAGCCTGAGTTCCTCGAACCCGTTGTCAAAGAGGCTGATGCTGGTGGCTTACAAATTGCCTTACATGCGATTGGCGACGGCGCCGTCAGAATGGCTATTGATGCTATTGAGAAGCACGCTACACCAGGTCGAAGGCATAGAATTGAGCACTTGGAGCTCGTTTCCCCAGAAGACGCTAAGAGGCTTGGAAAGCTTGGTCTAACAGCATCCATCCAGCCCATTCACGCAGACCCAACAGCATTGACAACATGGCCTGAACTCATTGGGGAGGAGAGATATGAAAGAGCATTTGCATACCGCGAGTTCGCTGATGCAGGTGCCTTGATGGCGATTGGTACTGATAGCCCTACATCACCATGGTCGCCTATGCATAATTTCCATGTCGCTATCAACAGGCAGTCCTCCAAGAACCCGGAGAATCCCAAGATAGTACACGAGCATTTTAGATTAGGCTTGTGTGAGACATTTGTCGCCGGTACAGAAGGTGCAGCGCGAAGTGTTTTTGCTGAAGATCGTGTTGGAAGCTTGACACCTGGGAAACTGGCAGACTTTATTGTTGTTGACATGGAATGGGATCCGAAGACATTACTCAGGGCTGAGGTGAAGGAGACCTGGTTTGGAGGATCCCGGGTATTCTAA